One genomic region from Sciurus carolinensis chromosome 2, mSciCar1.2, whole genome shotgun sequence encodes:
- the Wfdc13 gene encoding WAP four-disulfide core domain protein 13, translated as MTPALPLQFLLVLCLALQLVSGSPKERFLKYILEPPPCRSKPENCSKFCTFQKDCEAQGLQCCSAYCGIVCSLNEPPENGERMPSIGDKVRSRFYHCSAWGRVQSKVDSALGEESSQSA; from the exons ATGACACCTGCGCTGCCTCTCCAGTTCCTGCTGGTGCTCTGCCTTGCACTGCAGCTGGTGTCTGGGAGTCCCAAGGAGCGCTTTCTAA aatATATCTTGGAACCTCCACCCTGCAGATCAAAACCTGAGAACTGTTCCAAATTCTGTACGTTCCAGAAAGATTGCGAGGCACAAGGACTTCAGTGCTGCTCTGCCTACTGTGGGATAGTCTGTTCATTAAACGAACCTCCAGAAAACGGAGA AAGAATGCCCAGCATAGGAGACAAGGTACGGAGCAG GTTCTATCACTGCAGTGCCTGGGGCAGGGTACAGTCCAAG GTTGACAGTGCCCTGGGCGAGGAGTCTTCACAGTCCGCGTGA